In Tamandua tetradactyla isolate mTamTet1 chromosome 7, mTamTet1.pri, whole genome shotgun sequence, the following are encoded in one genomic region:
- the LOC143690056 gene encoding olfactory receptor 6C74-like, with amino-acid sequence MKNHTMVTTFILLGLTDDPNWQTAIFLFLFLTYLLSITGNLTIILLTLVDSHLKTPMYFFLRNFSLLEISLTSACIPRFLVSIVTMDKTISYDACVTQLFFLIFFGASEFFLLAAMSYDRYVAICKPLHYATFMSSRVCTQLVLSSWLSGLLTISPGLIMGLGLEFCDANIIDHFICDYSPVLKLSCTDTHVIELLSFILAIVTLLLTLALVTLSYASIIRTILKIPSAQQRKKAFSTCSSHMIVISISYGSCIFMYIKPSAEERVSLNKGVAVLSTSIAPVLNPFIYTLRNKQVKQALKTIIENQVFITLK; translated from the coding sequence ATGAAGAACCATACAATGGTGACAACATTCATTCTACTTGGACTGACAGATGACCCCAATTGGCAAACagcaattttcctttttctatttctaacaTATTTGCTGAGTATCACTGGGAATCTGACAATCATCCTGCTCACCCTGGTGGATTCCCACCTCAAAacacccatgtatttcttcctccgAAATTTCTCCTTattagaaatttcactgacatCTGCCTGCATCCCTAGATTCCTGGTCAGCATTGTGACTATGGATAAAACAATTTCCTATGATGCTTGTGTAAcacaattattttttctcatcttcttTGGTGCATCGGAGTTTTTCCTGTTGGCTGCCatgtcctatgaccgctatgtggccatctgcaaacCCCTTCATTATGCCACCTTTATGAGCAGCAGAGTCTGCACCCAGCTGGTCCTCAGCTCTTGGTTGAGTGGGTTGTTAACCATCTCTCCTGGCCTTATCATGGGCCTGGGGTTGGAATTCTGTGATGCCAATATTATTGACCACTTTATCTGCGACTATTCTCCTGTCCTGAAGCTCTCCTGCACAGATACACATGTGATAGaactgttaagttttattttagccattgtcACACTCCTGCTTACATTGGCCCTGGTGACACTCTCCTATGCAAGTATCATAAGAACAATTCTGAAGATCCCTTCTGCCCAGCAGAGGAAGAAGGCTTTTTCTACCTGTTCCTCCCATATGATTGTCATTTCCATCTCTTATGGCAGCtgcatttttatgtatattaagCCTTCTGCAGAGGAAAGGGTATCTTTAAACAAGGGGGTGGCAGTACTCAGCACTTCAATTGCACCCGTCTTAAATCCATTTATATACACTCTAAGAAATAAACAAGTGAAACAGGCCCTGAAGACTATAATAGAAAATCAggttttcattactttaaaataa